One window of the Pseudarthrobacter sp. ATCC 49987 genome contains the following:
- a CDS encoding GntR family transcriptional regulator, giving the protein MTDTATATGTNTGTHPAAHTVSKSEQAYAAVKARIVDGAYSPGYRLVLAKIAEDLGVSVVPVREAIRRLEAEGLVTFERNVGATVAGIDPTEYLYTMQTLSIVEGAATALSAPLIGPADIARARAVNAEMRACLQHFDPVRFTRLNQDFHSMLFEHCPNPHILDLVHRGWNRLASLRSSTFRFVPRRAHESVDEHEALLKLIESGATSDEIEKAARLHRSATLDAYLAQAAATDQHTPQQ; this is encoded by the coding sequence ATGACTGACACGGCGACTGCCACAGGCACAAACACAGGTACTCACCCCGCCGCGCACACAGTCAGCAAGTCCGAGCAGGCCTACGCGGCCGTCAAGGCCCGGATCGTGGACGGGGCCTACTCCCCCGGCTACCGGCTGGTGCTGGCGAAGATCGCCGAGGATCTGGGCGTCAGTGTGGTGCCGGTCCGCGAAGCCATCCGCCGGCTCGAGGCCGAAGGGCTGGTGACATTCGAGCGGAACGTCGGCGCCACCGTCGCCGGGATCGACCCCACCGAGTACCTCTACACGATGCAAACCCTCAGCATCGTGGAAGGTGCCGCCACGGCCCTTTCTGCTCCCCTGATCGGGCCGGCGGACATAGCCCGTGCCCGCGCCGTCAACGCCGAGATGCGCGCATGCCTGCAGCACTTCGACCCCGTCCGGTTCACCCGGCTGAACCAGGACTTCCACAGCATGCTGTTCGAGCACTGCCCCAACCCCCACATCCTGGACCTCGTCCACCGTGGCTGGAACCGGCTCGCCTCGCTGCGGTCCTCCACGTTCCGCTTCGTCCCCCGCCGCGCCCACGAATCGGTCGACGAACACGAGGCACTCCTGAAGCTCATCGAGTCGGGCGCCACTTCCGACGAGATCGAAAAGGCCGCCCGCCTCCACCGCTCCGCCACCCTG